From Streptomyces yatensis, one genomic window encodes:
- a CDS encoding SseB family protein, with the protein MTLADLVRQETAARMTEREKWAALRTARLYFQRPEHPGFLVSETADGGPLVPVFTSLEGLALFAGACGWASTTAEDLVELLPEGVRALVDPLGERPFLLDARTLRDAEGREADGREADGREADGREAEERQAGRREADGHGEGEREGADGGGS; encoded by the coding sequence ATGACGCTGGCGGACCTCGTCCGCCAGGAGACCGCCGCGCGGATGACCGAGCGCGAGAAGTGGGCCGCGCTGCGGACGGCGCGGCTGTACTTCCAGCGCCCGGAGCACCCGGGCTTCCTGGTCTCGGAGACCGCCGACGGCGGTCCGCTGGTCCCGGTCTTCACCTCGCTCGAAGGGCTCGCGCTCTTCGCGGGGGCGTGCGGCTGGGCGTCCACGACGGCCGAGGACCTGGTGGAGCTGTTGCCCGAGGGCGTACGGGCGTTGGTGGATCCGCTGGGTGAGCGCCCCTTCCTGCTGGACGCGCGGACGCTGCGCGACGCGGAGGGCCGGGAAGCGGACGGCCGGGAAGCGGACGGCCGCGAAGCGGATGGCCGCGAAGCCGAGGAACGGCAAGCCGGGCGCCGGGAAGCGGACGGCCACGGCGAGGGCGAGCGCGAGGGGGCTGACGGTGGCGGATCCTGA
- a CDS encoding bacteriocin immunity protein: MTRDELVDLVTRIMAGEGTEKKHDELVLKLRHVPHPRVLDLIYYSDPPLPPTEVVDKALAYRPIAL, translated from the coding sequence ATGACACGAGACGAACTTGTCGATCTGGTCACGAGGATCATGGCCGGGGAGGGTACAGAAAAGAAACACGACGAACTGGTCCTCAAACTCAGGCATGTTCCGCACCCTCGCGTACTGGACCTGATTTACTATTCCGATCCGCCCCTCCCCCCGACAGAGGTCGTTGACAAAGCACTCGCTTATCGACCTATCGCACTGTGA
- a CDS encoding putative T7SS-secreted protein translates to MGDPDAGRTPQIRIPVDAKPKDLIPGDPDDIDDLVLELRAYAGAFQDGKDKLRPLELADWSGKGASEFRKSVDRLPKELTSGHDQFTHAASALAAYATKLRSVQKRCEPIIEDADAARAASKAHHTKVETYNDAVKRGDEQLPDRPSETDPGIAAMESCVGRLDKLIEELQLVVDASKKKIDEAAEKAPDKPSNWQKVGDSFKDGLWKVHHGILGLGEIPASIVKGDGKGLAMQLAGMADGAAYAAQHPKEFAKAVTNWDMWSKDPLRAAGEITPSLLLALATGGASALRKELRTGQTAAQRLALRKRDLGRDGEASRRADSEGTQDRHTRDKDCETDPVDVATGEMVMPATDVSLPGALPLVLERTFVSGHTCGGWFGRTWAATLDQRLELDADGIVFVTADGMVLRYGVPTPGEDTYPARGPRWPLRWDGAAGGTMRIEIPERDHTLHFTPLAGNGNELPLEVIEDRNGRSITFTYDEEGTPREVAHSGGYRIAIDTDPELARITALRLLGVGAAEEGTTLVSFGYNGAGDLTEVFNSAEEPMRFTYDDQHRVTSWTDRNGTSFGYVYDHRGRVLRTIGSDDMMTGRFHYDEASRTTVYTDSLGHRITYVFDEAYRAVSRTDALGHTTHTEWDPETRRLPLSVTDPLGHTTRYAYDDSGNLIRVDRPDGTAATATYDGDGRPLEVREPDGAVWRHAYDERGNRVRTTDPMGAETHYAYDESGNLTSVTDPLGHTTRIVCDAAGLPIEVTDALGNTTRVRRGTHGRITRVTDPLGHVTRQGWTIEGKPAWRTRPDGSRETWTWDAEGNLLEHTDPAGNSTRHTHTHFDLPATRTEPDGATYAFTYDTELRLTGVTNPQGLTWTYTYDGAGQVVSETDFNGRTLSYEHDAAGRLISRENGAGEALAYTRDALGRTVSTRTADGAETTFAYDAAGRLTRAANPDTELSRTYDARGRVLSETVGDRTTSYAYDAAGNRTERITPSGLRSTWTYDATGRPTTLTTADNSLHFAYDAAGRETMRTFGDDVTLTQAWDAVDRMTGQTVTGPANALIQHRAYSYRPDDHLTEIRELTSGTRRFDLDPVGRVTAVHAHGWTETYAYDATGNLTHATATGHEAPGAREFTGTLIHRAGRTSYEHDAQGRLTRRTRKLLNGQTRTWTYTWNAEDRLTDATTPDGERWHYTYDPLGRRTAKQRLAEDGTVAEAVEFTWDGTRLAQRATAEGATLTWDYAPGTHRPITQTENRESKAHFHAIITDLVGTPTELVTPDGTLAWQHRTTLWGTLLPAPSGSVDCPLRFPGQYADPETGLHYNYFRHYDPETARYASPDPLGLEPAPNHYSYVRSPHHWTDPLGLSACEDASKIDVDNLKMTRTVERHLDDVHEIKNDKDGGRAFVRSRPFTDSRLTIREVMEGSAPYADPRGTEGAVRWDTPGSFHGREGKWELVIDTNTNTILHFNFTRE, encoded by the coding sequence ATGGGCGATCCGGACGCGGGGCGGACCCCGCAGATTCGAATACCGGTGGACGCCAAGCCCAAGGACCTGATCCCCGGCGATCCGGACGACATCGACGACCTGGTGCTGGAGCTGCGCGCGTACGCGGGCGCCTTCCAGGACGGCAAGGACAAGCTCAGGCCGCTGGAGCTGGCGGACTGGTCGGGCAAGGGCGCGAGCGAGTTCCGTAAGTCGGTCGACCGGCTGCCGAAGGAACTGACCTCGGGCCACGACCAGTTCACCCATGCGGCGAGTGCGCTGGCGGCGTACGCGACCAAGCTGCGGTCGGTGCAGAAGCGCTGTGAGCCGATCATCGAGGACGCGGACGCGGCACGGGCGGCGTCCAAGGCGCACCACACGAAGGTCGAGACGTACAACGACGCGGTGAAGCGCGGCGACGAGCAGTTGCCGGACCGGCCTTCGGAGACCGATCCGGGCATCGCCGCGATGGAGTCGTGCGTCGGTCGGCTGGACAAGCTGATCGAGGAGTTACAGCTGGTCGTCGACGCGTCGAAGAAGAAGATCGACGAGGCGGCGGAGAAGGCCCCCGACAAGCCGAGCAACTGGCAGAAGGTCGGGGACAGTTTCAAGGACGGGCTGTGGAAGGTCCACCACGGCATCCTGGGCCTGGGCGAGATCCCCGCCTCGATCGTCAAGGGCGACGGCAAGGGCCTGGCGATGCAGCTGGCCGGCATGGCGGACGGCGCGGCGTACGCGGCCCAGCACCCCAAGGAGTTCGCGAAGGCGGTCACGAACTGGGACATGTGGTCCAAGGACCCGCTGCGCGCGGCGGGCGAGATCACCCCGTCGCTGCTGCTGGCCCTGGCCACGGGCGGCGCGAGCGCGCTGCGCAAGGAGCTCCGGACGGGCCAGACCGCCGCGCAGCGGCTGGCGCTCCGCAAGAGGGACCTGGGCCGGGACGGCGAGGCGTCCCGCCGGGCGGACAGCGAGGGGACGCAGGACCGGCATACGCGCGACAAGGACTGCGAGACCGACCCGGTCGACGTCGCCACCGGCGAGATGGTCATGCCGGCCACGGACGTGTCCCTGCCCGGGGCGCTCCCCCTGGTCCTGGAGCGCACCTTCGTCTCCGGGCACACCTGCGGCGGCTGGTTCGGCCGCACCTGGGCGGCCACGCTCGACCAGCGGCTGGAGCTGGACGCGGACGGGATCGTGTTCGTCACGGCCGACGGCATGGTGCTGCGCTACGGGGTGCCGACACCCGGGGAGGACACCTATCCGGCGCGGGGCCCGCGCTGGCCGCTGCGCTGGGACGGCGCGGCGGGCGGCACGATGCGGATCGAGATACCCGAGCGGGACCACACGCTGCACTTCACCCCGCTGGCCGGCAACGGCAACGAGCTCCCTCTGGAGGTGATCGAGGACCGCAACGGCCGGTCCATCACGTTCACCTACGACGAGGAGGGCACCCCGCGCGAGGTGGCGCACTCCGGCGGCTATCGCATCGCGATCGACACCGATCCGGAGCTCGCGCGCATCACCGCGCTGCGGCTCCTGGGCGTCGGTGCCGCCGAGGAGGGCACCACACTGGTCTCCTTCGGCTACAACGGCGCGGGCGACCTGACCGAGGTCTTCAACTCCGCCGAAGAGCCGATGCGGTTCACCTACGACGACCAGCACCGCGTCACCTCATGGACGGACCGCAACGGCACCAGCTTCGGGTACGTCTATGACCACCGGGGCCGGGTGCTGCGCACCATCGGCTCGGACGACATGATGACCGGCCGCTTCCACTACGACGAGGCGTCCCGCACCACCGTCTACACGGACTCGCTCGGCCACCGCATCACCTACGTCTTCGACGAGGCGTACCGGGCGGTGTCCCGCACCGACGCGCTGGGCCACACCACGCACACCGAGTGGGATCCGGAGACGCGCCGCCTGCCGCTGTCGGTGACCGACCCGCTGGGCCACACCACGCGCTACGCGTACGACGACTCCGGCAACCTGATACGCGTCGACCGCCCGGACGGCACGGCGGCCACGGCCACGTACGACGGGGACGGCCGGCCGCTGGAGGTGCGCGAACCGGACGGCGCGGTATGGCGTCACGCCTACGACGAGCGGGGCAACCGCGTCCGGACGACGGACCCCATGGGCGCGGAAACGCACTACGCGTACGACGAGTCGGGGAACCTGACCTCCGTCACCGACCCCCTTGGCCACACCACCCGCATCGTGTGCGACGCGGCGGGCCTCCCGATCGAGGTCACCGATGCGTTGGGCAACACGACACGGGTCCGCCGGGGCACCCATGGCCGCATCACCCGCGTCACCGATCCCCTGGGCCATGTCACCCGCCAAGGCTGGACGATCGAGGGCAAGCCCGCCTGGCGCACCCGGCCGGACGGCAGCCGCGAGACCTGGACCTGGGACGCCGAGGGCAACCTCCTCGAACACACCGACCCGGCGGGCAACTCCACCCGCCACACCCACACCCACTTCGACCTCCCGGCGACGCGGACCGAGCCGGACGGGGCGACGTACGCCTTCACGTACGACACCGAGCTGCGCCTGACCGGGGTCACGAACCCGCAGGGCCTGACGTGGACGTACACGTACGACGGGGCGGGGCAGGTCGTCTCGGAAACGGACTTCAACGGCCGCACGCTGTCGTACGAACACGATGCGGCGGGCCGCCTGATATCCCGGGAGAACGGCGCGGGCGAAGCCCTGGCGTACACGCGCGACGCGCTGGGCCGCACGGTCTCGACGCGCACGGCGGACGGCGCGGAGACGACGTTCGCGTACGATGCGGCGGGGCGCCTGACGCGGGCGGCGAACCCGGACACGGAGCTGAGCCGCACGTATGACGCGCGGGGCCGGGTCCTGTCGGAGACGGTGGGCGACCGTACAACGTCGTACGCGTACGACGCGGCGGGCAACCGCACGGAGCGAATCACTCCGAGCGGTCTGCGCTCGACCTGGACGTACGACGCGACAGGCCGCCCGACGACCCTCACCACGGCGGACAACTCCCTGCACTTCGCGTACGACGCGGCGGGCCGCGAGACGATGCGCACGTTCGGCGACGACGTGACCCTGACCCAGGCGTGGGACGCCGTGGACCGCATGACGGGCCAGACCGTCACCGGCCCGGCCAACGCCCTCATCCAGCACCGGGCGTACAGCTACCGGCCGGACGACCACCTCACCGAAATCCGCGAGCTGACGTCCGGCACCCGCCGCTTCGACCTCGACCCGGTCGGCCGCGTGACGGCGGTCCACGCCCACGGCTGGACCGAGACCTACGCGTACGACGCGACGGGCAACCTGACGCACGCCACGGCCACAGGCCACGAGGCGCCCGGCGCCCGGGAGTTCACGGGCACGCTGATCCACCGCGCGGGCCGCACGTCATACGAACACGACGCCCAGGGCCGCCTGACCCGCCGTACCCGCAAACTCCTCAACGGCCAGACCCGCACCTGGACCTACACCTGGAACGCGGAAGACCGCCTGACGGACGCGACGACGCCGGACGGCGAGCGCTGGCACTACACCTACGACCCACTGGGCCGCCGCACCGCCAAGCAGCGGCTGGCGGAGGACGGCACGGTCGCCGAGGCGGTGGAATTCACCTGGGACGGCACGAGGCTGGCACAGCGGGCGACGGCCGAGGGCGCGACGCTGACCTGGGACTACGCCCCAGGAACCCACCGCCCGATAACCCAGACCGAGAATCGCGAATCCAAGGCCCACTTCCACGCCATCATCACCGACCTGGTCGGCACCCCCACCGAACTGGTCACCCCCGACGGCACCCTCGCCTGGCAACACCGCACCACCCTCTGGGGCACGCTCCTCCCCGCCCCGTCCGGCTCGGTCGACTGCCCCCTCCGCTTCCCAGGCCAATACGCCGACCCGGAAACCGGCCTCCACTACAACTACTTCCGCCACTACGACCCGGAAACGGCCCGCTACGCCTCGCCAGACCCCTTGGGGCTCGAGCCTGCCCCCAATCACTACAGCTATGTTCGCAGTCCTCACCACTGGACAGACCCTCTGGGGCTCAGCGCCTGTGAAGACGCAAGTAAGATCGATGTTGACAACCTCAAGATGACGCGCACAGTGGAACGTCACCTTGACGACGTTCACGAGATAAAGAACGACAAGGATGGCGGCAGGGCTTTCGTCCGATCCCGTCCGTTCACAGATTCACGACTGACGATACGGGAAGTGATGGAGGGAAGTGCGCCCTATGCCGATCCACGCGGCACTGAAGGGGCGGTCCGATGGGACACTCCCGGTAGTTTCCATGGCCGGGAGGGCAAATGGGAACTGGTGATTGACACGAATACCAACACGATTCTGCATTTCAATTTTACGAGAGAGTAA
- a CDS encoding MarR family winged helix-turn-helix transcriptional regulator, translating into MTQSTPEAGNSAAGMGQEATVPLPGAARGGPVSHAIFRLARLHRMFAGQLLRRIGLHPGQELVMMHLWELGPQRQADLVRLMDSDAATMTRTVRRLEQAGFVRRRPSPTDKRASLIEPTAASHALRREVERVWSRLEEISTAGLSDDESAAALHTLEHLEQNLVRATADPTSADDPLGTDGPLGTDDPASAETER; encoded by the coding sequence ATGACGCAGTCCACGCCGGAGGCCGGGAACAGCGCCGCGGGGATGGGGCAGGAGGCCACCGTCCCGCTGCCGGGCGCCGCCAGAGGCGGGCCGGTCAGCCATGCGATCTTTCGCCTGGCCCGGCTGCACCGCATGTTCGCGGGACAGCTGCTGCGCCGCATCGGCCTGCACCCGGGCCAGGAGCTGGTGATGATGCACCTGTGGGAACTCGGCCCCCAGCGCCAGGCCGACCTGGTGCGGCTGATGGACTCCGACGCCGCCACCATGACCCGCACCGTCCGGCGCCTGGAACAGGCCGGCTTCGTCCGCCGCCGCCCCTCCCCCACCGACAAGCGCGCCTCGCTCATCGAACCCACCGCGGCCAGCCACGCGCTGCGCCGTGAGGTGGAGCGGGTCTGGAGCCGGCTCGAGGAGATCTCGACGGCGGGCCTCTCGGACGACGAAAGCGCCGCGGCCCTGCACACCCTGGAGCACCTGGAGCAGAACCTCGTACGTGCCACGGCCGACCCCACGAGCGCGGACGACCCCCTGGGCACGGACGGCCCCCTGGGCACGGACGACCCGGCGAGCGCGGAAACGGAGCGCTAG
- the fabI gene encoding enoyl-ACP reductase FabI, with amino-acid sequence MSGILAGKRILVTGVITEASIAFHAAKLAQEEGAEVILTGFGRVSLVERIAKRLPKPAPVIELDVQNQEQLDGLADKVREHLGEGVDLDGVVHSIAFGPQGAFNFLGGSWEDVGTAVHVSAYSLKALTMACLPVMPRGGSIVGLTFDAQFAWPKYDWMGVAKAALESTSRYLARDLGEKNVRCNLVSAGPIKSMAAKSIPGFEELADVWNHRAPIGWDLTDPEPAGRGVVALLSDWFPRTTGEIVHVDGGVHMMGA; translated from the coding sequence ATGAGTGGAATTCTCGCTGGTAAGCGCATCCTGGTCACAGGCGTCATCACCGAGGCGTCCATCGCCTTCCACGCCGCCAAGCTGGCCCAGGAGGAGGGCGCCGAGGTCATCCTCACCGGCTTCGGCCGGGTCTCCCTCGTCGAGCGGATCGCCAAGCGGCTGCCCAAGCCCGCCCCGGTCATCGAGCTGGACGTGCAGAACCAGGAGCAGCTGGACGGCCTGGCCGACAAGGTGCGCGAGCACCTGGGCGAGGGTGTCGACCTCGACGGCGTGGTGCACTCCATCGCCTTCGGCCCGCAGGGCGCGTTCAACTTCCTCGGGGGCAGCTGGGAGGACGTCGGCACCGCCGTGCACGTCTCGGCCTACTCCCTCAAGGCGCTCACCATGGCGTGCCTGCCGGTGATGCCGCGCGGCGGCTCGATCGTCGGCCTGACGTTCGACGCCCAGTTCGCCTGGCCGAAGTACGACTGGATGGGCGTGGCCAAGGCCGCGCTGGAGTCCACCAGCCGCTACCTCGCCCGCGACCTCGGCGAGAAGAACGTGCGCTGCAACCTGGTCTCCGCCGGGCCGATCAAGTCCATGGCCGCGAAGTCCATCCCCGGCTTCGAGGAGCTCGCGGACGTGTGGAACCACCGGGCCCCGATCGGCTGGGACCTGACCGACCCGGAGCCGGCCGGCCGCGGCGTCGTCGCCCTGCTGTCCGACTGGTTCCCGCGCACCACGGGCGAGATCGTGCATGTCGACGGCGGTGTGCACATGATGGGTGCCTGA
- a CDS encoding NmrA/HSCARG family protein, with product MTTHTDKRTILVLGATGNQGGSVARELLRRGHPVRALTRDPRSAKAQELAAAGAEVVAGDLDDPRSLDAAFRGVYGVYSVQTFMGPGGIEAEERQGRAVAEAAARAEVAHLVYGSVGGAERDPGVPHFDSKARIEKHITGLGLPATMLRPTYFINNFAFMGPARDADGLVLGLALKPGTALQMIAPEDIGLFAADAFDHPEEYIGTQLELASEELTGPQMAEVFEKVSGIPTRFQEQDLDQLRQASSEMGAMFAWFNDHGYRADIPALRARHPQLTTLETWARRAWTAPAAQ from the coding sequence ATGACCACCCACACCGACAAGCGGACCATTCTGGTCCTGGGCGCGACCGGCAACCAGGGCGGCTCCGTCGCCCGCGAGCTGCTGCGCCGGGGCCACCCGGTGCGCGCGCTGACCCGCGACCCGCGCTCGGCGAAGGCACAGGAGCTGGCCGCGGCGGGCGCCGAGGTCGTCGCGGGCGACCTCGACGACCCGCGTTCGCTGGACGCCGCGTTCCGCGGTGTGTACGGGGTCTACAGCGTGCAGACCTTCATGGGCCCCGGCGGGATCGAGGCCGAGGAGCGGCAGGGCCGCGCGGTCGCCGAGGCCGCGGCACGGGCCGAGGTGGCACACCTCGTCTACGGCTCGGTCGGCGGCGCCGAGCGCGACCCCGGAGTCCCGCACTTCGACAGCAAGGCCCGCATCGAGAAGCACATCACCGGCCTCGGACTGCCCGCGACCATGCTCCGCCCGACCTACTTCATCAACAATTTCGCCTTCATGGGCCCCGCCCGCGACGCGGACGGACTCGTGCTCGGCCTGGCCCTGAAGCCCGGGACGGCGCTGCAGATGATCGCCCCCGAGGACATCGGCCTGTTCGCCGCCGACGCCTTCGACCACCCCGAGGAGTACATCGGCACCCAGCTCGAGCTGGCCTCCGAGGAGCTCACGGGTCCGCAGATGGCCGAGGTGTTCGAGAAGGTCTCGGGCATCCCCACCCGCTTCCAGGAGCAGGATCTCGATCAGCTGCGGCAGGCCAGCTCCGAGATGGGCGCCATGTTCGCCTGGTTCAACGACCACGGCTACCGGGCGGACATCCCCGCCCTGCGCGCTCGGCACCCCCAGCTGACCACCCTGGAGACCTGGGCCCGCCGGGCATGGACGGCCCCCGCCGCCCAGTAG
- a CDS encoding DUF397 domain-containing protein: MNDNDIELSWFKSSYSSGEGGMCVEVAATADTVRVRDSKDRHGSQLAFSIRQWDAFIGRLTAGEFGA; this comes from the coding sequence GTGAACGACAACGACATCGAACTGTCGTGGTTCAAGAGCAGCTACAGCAGCGGTGAGGGCGGCATGTGCGTCGAGGTGGCCGCCACCGCCGACACCGTCCGCGTACGGGATTCCAAGGACCGCCACGGATCACAACTCGCCTTCTCCATACGCCAGTGGGACGCGTTCATCGGCCGTCTCACGGCTGGGGAGTTCGGCGCGTAA
- the fabG gene encoding 3-oxoacyl-[acyl-carrier-protein] reductase: protein MSRSVLVTGGNRGIGLAIARAFADAGDKVAITYRSGEPPADLLAVKCDITEPEQVEQAYKEIEEKHGAVEVLVANAGVTRDQLLMRMSEEDFATVLETNLTGTFRVVKRANRGMLRARKGRVVLISSVVGLMGSAGQANYAASKAGLVGFARSLARELGSRNITVNVVAPGFVDTDMTRALNDDQRENIVKQVPLARYAQPEEIAASVRFLASDEAAYITGAVIPVDGGLGMGH, encoded by the coding sequence TTGAGCCGCTCGGTTCTCGTCACCGGAGGCAACCGCGGCATCGGCCTCGCCATCGCCCGTGCCTTCGCCGATGCTGGCGACAAGGTCGCCATCACCTACCGCTCCGGCGAGCCGCCGGCCGACCTGCTCGCGGTCAAGTGCGACATCACCGAGCCGGAGCAGGTCGAGCAGGCGTACAAGGAGATCGAGGAGAAGCACGGCGCGGTCGAGGTCCTGGTGGCCAACGCCGGGGTCACCCGCGACCAGCTGCTGATGAGGATGTCCGAGGAGGACTTCGCCACCGTCCTCGAGACCAACCTCACCGGCACGTTCCGCGTGGTCAAGCGGGCCAACCGGGGGATGCTGCGGGCCCGTAAGGGGCGCGTGGTGCTGATCTCGTCGGTCGTCGGGCTGATGGGTTCGGCCGGTCAGGCGAACTATGCCGCGTCCAAGGCGGGCCTGGTGGGCTTCGCCCGCTCCCTCGCCCGTGAGCTGGGCTCGCGCAACATCACCGTCAATGTGGTCGCGCCCGGTTTCGTCGACACGGACATGACGCGCGCGCTCAACGACGACCAGCGCGAGAACATCGTGAAGCAGGTACCGCTCGCGCGTTACGCGCAGCCCGAGGAGATCGCCGCCTCGGTCCGCTTCCTGGCCTCCGACGAGGCCGCGTACATCACTGGAGCCGTCATCCCTGTCGACGGCGGATTGGGCATGGGTCACTGA
- a CDS encoding ATP-binding protein: MFFTSSRHGARLARRLVVRRLEEWGIPRDSDASQSLALIAGELAANAVSHGHVPGRHFHLRLSVQPPPSRDGRRAPVSARIEVSDARDERRPVLRNQGDETEDGRGLLLVDALASKWGVAERGVGKTVWCEYAIAPEGCRSQQVAGDTRADDARWWGRG; this comes from the coding sequence ATGTTCTTCACCTCTTCCCGGCACGGTGCCCGGCTCGCCCGGCGCCTCGTCGTCCGCAGACTGGAGGAATGGGGCATCCCCCGAGACAGTGACGCCTCGCAGAGCCTCGCGCTGATCGCGGGGGAACTCGCGGCGAACGCAGTGAGCCATGGGCATGTGCCCGGTCGGCACTTTCATCTGCGGCTCAGCGTTCAGCCGCCGCCCAGCCGGGACGGCCGTCGGGCCCCCGTTTCGGCCAGGATCGAGGTGTCCGACGCCCGCGACGAGCGGCGCCCCGTGCTCCGTAACCAAGGAGACGAGACGGAGGACGGACGCGGGCTGCTGCTCGTGGACGCGCTGGCCTCGAAGTGGGGTGTGGCGGAGCGGGGCGTCGGCAAGACGGTGTGGTGCGAATACGCCATCGCTCCCGAGGGGTGCCGGTCGCAGCAGGTCGCGGGAGACACTCGAGCCGACGACGCGCGGTGGTGGGGGCGCGGATGA
- a CDS encoding helix-turn-helix domain-containing protein: MAGDIVKCIGRQVKLFRERAGLTQAQLGEAIGYSEEQVSSVEQGRRVPQPDFLDAADEALEAFGVLRAAREEVANVQLPAFFRGAARLEAQAVEFHAYENQVINGLLQTGDYARAVFTMQRPMLGEETIEQRVTARLARQELITRQPPPIMSFVTEEAVLRRPCGGTPVMRAQLEHLLHIGRMRNVDLQVMPTGLEEHAGAGGPFALLEPKGRQMMAYVEAQDISRLLTDRKAVRTLEQRYGIIRAQALTPRESLDFIEKLRGET; the protein is encoded by the coding sequence ATGGCGGGTGACATCGTCAAGTGCATCGGCAGGCAGGTGAAGCTCTTCCGCGAACGGGCGGGGCTCACACAGGCGCAGTTGGGTGAGGCGATCGGGTACAGCGAGGAGCAGGTCTCCTCGGTCGAGCAGGGACGCCGGGTGCCACAGCCGGACTTCCTGGACGCGGCGGACGAGGCGCTGGAGGCGTTCGGGGTGCTGCGGGCCGCCAGGGAGGAAGTCGCCAACGTACAGCTCCCGGCGTTCTTCCGGGGCGCGGCACGGCTGGAGGCGCAGGCGGTCGAGTTCCACGCGTACGAGAACCAGGTGATCAACGGATTGCTCCAGACCGGCGATTACGCCCGCGCTGTCTTCACGATGCAACGCCCGATGCTGGGCGAGGAAACCATCGAGCAGCGGGTCACCGCCCGGTTGGCCCGGCAGGAACTCATCACTCGGCAACCCCCGCCCATCATGAGCTTCGTGACCGAGGAGGCGGTGTTGCGCCGACCATGCGGCGGAACACCGGTGATGCGCGCGCAGTTGGAACATCTGCTGCACATCGGCCGGATGCGAAATGTAGATCTTCAAGTCATGCCGACGGGGCTGGAGGAGCACGCCGGAGCGGGCGGCCCCTTTGCCTTGCTGGAGCCCAAGGGGCGCCAGATGATGGCCTACGTAGAGGCTCAGGACATCAGCAGATTGCTGACGGATCGCAAAGCGGTCCGCACGCTCGAACAGCGCTACGGGATCATCAGGGCCCAGGCTCTCACTCCACGGGAGTCGCTGGACTTCATCGAGAAACTGCGGGGAGAAACGTGA
- a CDS encoding alkene reductase, with protein MSTAFDPYDLGGTRLANRIVMSPMTRSRAYGPGTSPTDLTATYYAQRASAGLIVTEGIQPSVIGQGYPDTPGLHSAEQVAAWRKVTDAVHRAGGVIFAQLMHAGRIGHPSLLPDGLVPVGPSAVTPQGKVFTHDGPKDFVTPKALTETEIARTIEDFAAAARNAIAAGFDGVEIHGANGYLVHQFLAPNANRRTDAWGGSVDGRVRFGAEVAAAVAGAVGGEKVGFRISPGNPVNDIAEDDLQETYGALVARLAPLGLAYLHQMEAPGVRDLTARLRKEWPGTFVLNPSTGDDPTGPGELPLVADGTADLLAFGALFLANPDLPARLTAGGPFNTPERATYFGGDHRGYTDYPALG; from the coding sequence ATGTCGACGGCATTCGACCCGTATGACCTGGGCGGTACCCGCCTGGCCAACCGCATCGTGATGTCCCCGATGACCCGCAGCCGCGCCTACGGCCCGGGCACGAGCCCGACCGATCTGACCGCGACCTACTACGCACAGCGGGCGAGCGCCGGGCTGATCGTCACCGAGGGGATCCAGCCCTCGGTGATCGGACAGGGCTACCCCGACACCCCGGGCCTGCACTCCGCCGAGCAGGTCGCGGCCTGGCGGAAGGTGACCGACGCCGTGCACCGCGCGGGCGGGGTGATCTTCGCGCAGCTCATGCACGCCGGCCGGATCGGCCACCCCAGCCTGCTGCCGGACGGCCTGGTGCCGGTCGGCCCCTCCGCCGTGACGCCGCAGGGAAAGGTGTTCACCCACGACGGCCCCAAGGACTTCGTCACCCCCAAGGCGCTGACCGAGACCGAGATCGCGCGGACCATCGAGGACTTCGCGGCCGCGGCGCGCAACGCGATCGCGGCCGGGTTCGACGGCGTGGAGATCCACGGGGCGAACGGCTACCTGGTCCACCAGTTCCTCGCCCCCAACGCCAACCGGCGCACCGACGCCTGGGGCGGCTCGGTCGACGGCCGCGTCCGCTTCGGCGCCGAGGTGGCGGCCGCGGTGGCCGGGGCCGTCGGCGGCGAGAAGGTCGGCTTCCGCATATCGCCCGGCAACCCAGTCAACGACATCGCCGAGGACGACCTCCAGGAGACCTACGGCGCCCTGGTGGCCCGGCTGGCCCCGCTGGGCCTGGCCTATCTGCACCAGATGGAGGCCCCGGGCGTACGCGACCTGACCGCCCGGCTGCGCAAGGAGTGGCCCGGCACCTTCGTCCTCAACCCGTCCACCGGCGACGATCCGACCGGCCCGGGCGAGCTGCCGCTGGTGGCCGACGGTACGGCGGACCTGCTCGCCTTCGGCGCGCTGTTCCTGGCCAACCCCGACCTTCCGGCCCGCCTCACCGCCGGTGGCCCCTTCAACACCCCCGAACGCGCCACCTACTTCGGCGGCGACCACCGCGGCTACACCGACTACCCCGCCCTCGGCTGA